Below is a genomic region from Raphanus sativus cultivar WK10039 chromosome 4, ASM80110v3, whole genome shotgun sequence.
GAAAGCCAAGAGTGCATACCTTGGTGGTCTCTCTGATCAGGGCCGGCTGAAGTGGGGGACAAGCATTACGATCATCTAGGACCAAATCTTTTATCTCcctatttttttatagttaaaagtttgatttttaatatatgtattttttatacaaaaatataaaaatattttaaattattttataaagtttcatctaaaatattttttaataaaaacaatcattaaatttttttaaaaaatattgtttaaggGATTAAATTTTTCTTTGGTCCAAAATCCCCCATAAAATTACTAAGCTGGTCATGTCTCTGATGGTACAGTATTTGGCTGATCATGCTCCAGTGTTTTAAACCGATTGTCAAACCAATCAATAACTGAGTTTTCAAACCACCAAATTAAACCGAAGTCATAATCGATTTGAACcgaaaaattgaattttttttttaacttatccacactccttccttccttctcttCCCTCACTCCCCCCCTAAAGAAAATGTCGTCTTTAGCCTATTGTCCCTCCGCCGTCGCTGTATCTCCCGCTTCCTCCGCCGCTACCGTTAACCCCTTATTCTCCTCCCTCAGACTCTTCAATCCCTTTCCACCAAAATCCTTCAAACTCGTCGCCAGTTTCCTCAATCCCATCTCACTCCATCCCAATATCCGTCGCCACCGTTTCTCCTGCGCCGCCGATACCGAAGACGAACTCCCCGTCGCAtcagaagacgaagaagaagaagaagaagaagatgtgaaaCAGACGACGCAAGCCAGTGGTGAGGAAGGGAGGCTGTACGTTGGAAACTTACCATACACAATCACTTCTTCTGAGCTCTCCCAACTTTTCCGACAAGCTGGAACTGTCGTAGATGTTCAGGTTCGTGCTCTTACCATCTTCTTCATGTCTTGAAGACTTGAAGTTCTGTctgattgttttaaaaatttgatatttgtTGCAGATTGTGTATGACAAAGTCACTGACAGAAGCAGAGGGTTTGGATTCGTAACGATGGGAAGCATCGAAGAAGCTAAAGAAGCTATTCAGATGTTCAACACCTCTGTAAGCTCTCATCCTCATCTTGTGTTATCTGTTTTGATCCAAATATGATTATGATTGGTTCTTTAGCAAATTGGCGGTAGAACTGTGAAAGTGAACTTCCCGGAGGTGCCAAGAGGCGGAGAGAGAGAAGTAATGAGAGCAGCCAAGATCCGTGATGGTAACCGGAGCTATGTTGACAGTCCTCACAAGCTCTATGCTGGGAACCTTGGTTGGGATCTGACCTCACAAGGTCTGAAAGATGCATTTGCTGACCAACCTGGTGTGCTTGGTGCTAAAGTTGTGTATGAAAGAGACAGCGGGAGGTCTCGGGGGTTTGGTTTCGTCTCTTTTGAATCTGCACAAGACCTTCAGTCTGCCCTGAGGGCCATGAATGGCGTGGTAAAGGCTTTGCTCTTTcctgtttggtttggtttggtgatTTGGGGTTTGAGACTCACTAGTTTTTGGTATTGGTTCTTAGGAAGTTGAAGGCAGAGAACTGAGGCTCAATTTGGCTTCAGAGAGAGCCACCGTGTCTCGTCCTTTTGTAACACAAGTAGAGACTGAAGAGGGCAACAGTCTTGAGAGCAGTGAGGTGCTTTCAACCATCAGTACATGAAGCAGCAAAAGCACAATATCTTGTTTGTATTCTACTGACTAGTGAggctaaagaagaagataatataTGAGATAAAAGAAAATGAGATTGACTGTCATCTTTattcaaaaatgttttcttCCATTAAATGCTTTAATGTATAATCTTTCTGTCTCATTAGAAaggtaaaatatttttgtagtgACTTCTGCTAGTTGGTATTGTGGTGACCGGAAAGCAGAGCATCTGCAGCAGAATCCAAGTCCTGGGGGAAGAAAACTCTGCAGAAATATCAGCAAATCCGTCAGGAAAAAGAAAGCTTCACTACAACAATGACTCAATCTGTTAATGTTGAGAGAACATGCCTGCAAGTGTTGTGGTACAAGGTTGAGCTAAGTTGATTAATATCGCCAATTCCTTTATGGCCAGCCACAACCTCAAGAACTTGCCTGGACAATAAAAATGATTGCTAAGCAGAGTTTTTTCTAGAATTTATGACAAGATGAAACTACACTCACCGAACCAAGCAAGGCTCGTTACGGCCTTTGACAATGCACTCTTGATCatacttttcctttttcttagaAGGCCAGGTCGACTTTACAAACTTCATCCCGGCGTGTGTGTTCTTGATCTCACAGTACGGAGAGTCGGTTTCGATCATCATCCTCTCTACCGGTATCTCTTTCATTACATCAAGATTCTCAGCTGTTTTCAACGAGCAGCCATTCACACCTAACAAACAGAATCACATGGGCAAAATACAAATACGCCAAGGAGACCAGTCTTTATAAGTAAATACACAATCTAGTGGAAGTCTTTACCAATGTACATATTATCGAAAGAAAGAAGCTTATCACGGTCCAATGCACTTCCAGTAAACGAATGAGCAACCCCTCCAGGGAACCTGAGAGTGGATTATAAAGTCAGAATTAAGACAGGACATGAGAAAACATTAGAGTACAAGTTTTGTTTCACCTGTTCTTGTTTCTTTCAACGATTTCACAGAAATCTGCAGCAGCTGCTCGCATATGTAAAAACATAGGCAACTTTGTTGCATATGCTAGTTCGAACTGCTTCTCAAAATACCTTTCTCACAGAAGACAACAAAGaagatattattataaaagaaagAAGCAAACATATGAAAGATTCAATATTCTTATGACATTACTTACTTCTTCTGGATATCAGCAGGGCAGAACTGAAGCCTATCATAATCCAATCCACATTCACCAATTGCTACCACCTAATACTAATCAGAAAGTGAGACCAAACACGAAACCGACATGAAACCTAAAACAAATTCCAAATCAGATGAAACAGCACCTTCCCTTTCTGCATTCCTTCATTGGCTAATGAAAACAGATCCTGGTAGTGCTTCTCCGGGTCACCACTCTCTTCAAATTCCTAATGATTAAAGAACAAGATTAAAAGCCAAGCTATTAAACTGAGaaactcaaaaagaaagagacacTAACATTGCATCTAGTTGGATGAACCCCAACGGTACAGAACAGCCTTGCTGCAAGTGTAAATCCATCACagtaagaaagaaaagaaaaaacatctaAAAGACGGAACATCAGTAAAGTCAAATAAAACAAACCATCAGTTTCTGCAATTGCAAGAGCTTCTCTTGATTCTTCCAGTGACCCACCAGTTACCTGTTCAATAAAATTGGAATTTTAGTAattcaaaattgattttaaaaagaatcGATAAGAGTGACTCTCAACTATGATTCTATCGACTCCGGCAGACCAAGCTCGGTTCAAGACGGTTGCAATGTCCGGGAGATGACAGTTCTTTCCATGGTAAACTCCCTTGAACATCCCATCTGTTTTTAAAATTCGACCAATTCTCAATGTGATCAGAAGATAACTTGATTGTAAAAGAAAGTCACGAAGTGTCTGCGCAACTGACCTGTGAAGTTAACTGCTATGTCTGATCTTACGCAGAAGAAAAGCCACAATACACAACAGATAAAAGGCATTAATCACAAACGGGATCGTTGTATATTAGAAGAAGAATAGTAATTGACGAAACAGATATGGAATTTGACTTGCCTATCATCCTCAACGACGCCATTGTtgagagaagaaacagagagaatggCACAACACAACAAacctttgtttcttcttttccaCATGGGTTTTGTATTAATAACGGGCTTTTCAAACGGCCCATTagtatatgtttattttagtaTCTTTTAGAATATCTccaaaaaatactaataatctattatgaaacttttaaaactctatatttaaagTTCAAAGATGTTCTTATTCAAAAGTATAATTTTGACcttaacttcaaaattatttttattttataatatggtCCTTATGTtatcataattaatttaaattcataaaaattgtaaaataactaagaacatatataaaaatatcgcaacattattaattactataatgttatattaaaatagatattttacatagaaataaaattattaatgttaaaattcaagaaaattactagatattttacatagaaataaaataattaatgttaaaatacaagaaaataccattttattccataaaattattttcataatgcATATATGATCAACTAGTGTATTTCGAAGTAAAAcgactctttttatttttaatttgtaatctacaaaataatttattttgaaatgaggTGACCTTAAAATTTGTAAGTTGTAAATACATTAGATCAAAACAATacagtaaaagaaaaaaataaatattgctAAAACACTTAATTTCTATCGATGATATTAATATTCGTGAGTACATTGGATCTAAATAAGAAAGTACAGTACAAAAAGACAGACAACAACAATCATTTTCAGTTACACaaaatttgtttagataatatTCCTGAGATTTTGGAGGTCTCAGATCAAATTTACCTAATATTagtgttgttgtaatatttaaatttgtgtAATAGTTATATGACTccatgtaattttataaaagctTTTTTGttgttaagtttattttttattgttgttttctaaatctagttttaaagtattttaaatcttcttttacagttttatttaactttatgtgtaaaatttaaatttataaaaattgaaatttttgtgagatataatattttatgaattaatacgataaaagataaaatatttgagAA
It encodes:
- the LOC108854869 gene encoding RNA-binding protein CP33, chloroplastic, with the translated sequence MSSLAYCPSAVAVSPASSAATVNPLFSSLRLFNPFPPKSFKLVASFLNPISLHPNIRRHRFSCAADTEDELPVASEDEEEEEEEDVKQTTQASGEEGRLYVGNLPYTITSSELSQLFRQAGTVVDVQIVYDKVTDRSRGFGFVTMGSIEEAKEAIQMFNTSQIGGRTVKVNFPEVPRGGEREVMRAAKIRDGNRSYVDSPHKLYAGNLGWDLTSQGLKDAFADQPGVLGAKVVYERDSGRSRGFGFVSFESAQDLQSALRAMNGVEVEGRELRLNLASERATVSRPFVTQVETEEGNSLESSEVLSTIST
- the LOC108854868 gene encoding uncharacterized protein LOC108854868 translates to MASLRMIDIAVNFTDGMFKGVYHGKNCHLPDIATVLNRAWSAGVDRIIVTGGSLEESREALAIAETDARLFCTVGVHPTRCNEFEESGDPEKHYQDLFSLANEGMQKGKVVAIGECGLDYDRLQFCPADIQKKYFEKQFELAYATKLPMFLHMRAAAADFCEIVERNKNRFPGGVAHSFTGSALDRDKLLSFDNMYIGVNGCSLKTAENLDVMKEIPVERMMIETDSPYCEIKNTHAGMKFVKSTWPSKKKEKYDQECIVKGRNEPCLVRQVLEVVAGHKGIGDINQLSSTLYHNTCRVFFPQDLDSAADALLSGHHNTN